One part of the Geoanaerobacter pelophilus genome encodes these proteins:
- a CDS encoding MucR family transcriptional regulator, whose protein sequence is MASTIIEMAAEIVAAHASTTTMSSEELIAELQKVHAALQSLEAGKEVVVPGEEVKPAITVKEAFKKNEVICLVCGKGGFKTLTRHLNSAHNIKPKDYKKQFGIPSKQPLSAKSLTDARRKVAQDRGLASNLAKARQVRAANAAAKNAKPAKAAPKAKVAKPKK, encoded by the coding sequence ATGGCATCAACAATCATCGAAATGGCAGCCGAAATTGTGGCAGCTCATGCCTCAACTACTACGATGAGCTCTGAAGAATTGATTGCAGAACTGCAAAAAGTTCATGCTGCTCTACAGTCTCTTGAAGCTGGCAAAGAGGTTGTCGTGCCTGGAGAAGAAGTAAAACCGGCCATAACAGTAAAAGAAGCCTTCAAGAAGAATGAAGTTATCTGTCTTGTTTGTGGTAAAGGCGGTTTCAAGACACTTACCAGACACCTCAACAGCGCTCATAATATAAAACCAAAAGATTATAAAAAGCAGTTCGGCATTCCGAGCAAGCAACCTCTTTCCGCCAAGAGCCTTACTGACGCAAGAAGAAAAGTCGCTCAGGATCGGGGCTTAGCAAGCAATCTTGCCAAAGCGCGGCAGGTCAGAGCAGCAAATGCAGCTGCGAAAAATGCGAAACCGGCCAAGGCAGCACCAAAGGCAAAAGTAGCCAAACCCAAGAAGTAA
- a CDS encoding rhomboid family intramembrane serine protease, producing MPIVSIMETNSHLDTAEPVEWLALPPLSDRWHSLPALSRKRAESWALVLESQGIPGRLERYGIRWNLMVPSDHLEHAINQLSLFEAENIGWPPPPPKPNPLVENTLASVSVLLLLATFHNFTLLNIPIFGHPPPEWSQIGSAQAARILDGEWWRLITALTLHASWLHLLSNLAIGGVFIIFLCRELGSGLAWTLLLASGAMGNLANAHFHLPTHTSIGASTLVFGGVGLLSAISMIRYRHHLKRRWYAPVAGAMALLASLGTEGNNTDLGAHFFGFLFGLLFGVFSGYLIERYDRPGRRVNQGLALLAIVTVIMSWWAAIRFAI from the coding sequence ATGCCTATAGTATCAATTATGGAAACTAACTCGCACCTTGATACGGCAGAACCGGTTGAATGGCTCGCCCTGCCGCCGCTGTCCGACAGATGGCACTCGTTGCCGGCACTTTCTCGAAAACGAGCTGAATCATGGGCTTTGGTTCTGGAATCTCAAGGCATTCCTGGCAGGCTCGAGCGCTACGGCATCCGCTGGAACCTCATGGTCCCTTCAGATCATCTTGAGCATGCCATAAATCAACTCTCGCTCTTTGAAGCGGAAAATATCGGTTGGCCGCCACCGCCGCCAAAACCGAACCCGTTGGTGGAGAACACCCTGGCGTCAGTCTCTGTGCTGCTCCTGTTGGCAACGTTTCACAACTTCACCCTGCTTAACATCCCGATCTTCGGTCATCCACCGCCGGAGTGGTCGCAAATCGGCAGTGCCCAGGCAGCGAGGATTCTTGATGGCGAATGGTGGCGCCTGATCACCGCATTGACCCTTCATGCAAGTTGGCTGCACCTGCTGAGCAACCTGGCCATCGGCGGGGTGTTCATCATCTTTCTCTGCCGGGAACTGGGATCAGGGCTTGCCTGGACCTTGTTGCTGGCATCAGGGGCCATGGGCAACCTCGCCAATGCCCATTTCCACTTGCCAACACACACATCTATCGGCGCCTCAACCCTGGTATTCGGAGGCGTCGGCTTGTTGTCGGCGATAAGCATGATCCGTTACCGGCACCACTTGAAAAGACGCTGGTATGCTCCTGTCGCCGGTGCCATGGCGTTGCTGGCATCACTAGGCACGGAAGGCAACAATACGGACCTGGGCGCTCATTTTTTCGGCTTTTTGTTCGGTTTGCTATTCGGCGTGTTCAGCGGTTACCTGATAGAAAGATATGATCGCCCTGGAAGGAGAGTAAACCAGGGACTTGCTCTGCTGGCTATTGTTACTGTAATCATGTCATGGTGGGCAGCAATCAGGTTTGCAATTTGA
- the tilS gene encoding tRNA lysidine(34) synthetase TilS, translated as MDQTNTSLFRKIDRTVQAHGLLSPGQTVVVAVSGGVDSIVLLDYLVSRRTSLGLSLIVAHLNHSLRGNESDGDEAFVSLLAQGYGVPFECRREDIVARAARTGLSLEEAGREARYAFFSDVARISGADVVAIAHHLDDQAETVLLRLIRGSGTTGLAGMSHRSADGRYIRPLLDVERSEIERFVTSRKLGFRTDSSNSDSSFLRNRVRLELLPLLTEYNPAIARRLAETAGIMAADEAILSAAIAKRWQEVGSSSDHEAVLDGEAVSKDSQGERLRLYRYAIELLVGNLRRISYRHLQGIDRLLLQGPPNGSLNLPGGLVVTRCYRVLTFSLQPLARDVPGELRIMAEGVYDLPSGGRVAVECCDGQVAASEDGRLELIVNLAELPFPWLVRSFLPGDRLEPRGMKGRKKVKDIFIDAKVPRPARQRIPLFFSGARLFWVAGLRKGGSVPQHIPERLAVRVRLLEFPPDAAMLA; from the coding sequence ATGGACCAAACAAACACTTCCCTGTTCAGAAAGATTGACCGGACAGTGCAGGCGCATGGTCTCCTCTCGCCAGGGCAGACGGTTGTCGTAGCTGTCTCCGGCGGGGTTGATTCTATTGTGCTGCTTGATTACCTTGTGTCGAGACGTACCAGCCTCGGACTCTCGCTGATTGTGGCACACCTGAATCATTCCCTGCGCGGCAACGAGTCTGATGGCGATGAGGCGTTTGTCAGTTTGTTGGCCCAGGGGTACGGGGTGCCCTTTGAGTGCCGCCGTGAAGATATTGTTGCTCGCGCTGCGCGCACCGGTTTGTCCTTGGAAGAGGCAGGTCGAGAGGCGCGCTACGCTTTTTTTAGCGACGTGGCCCGGATTTCCGGGGCAGATGTGGTTGCCATTGCCCACCACCTGGACGATCAGGCGGAGACGGTACTCCTCAGGCTGATCCGTGGCAGCGGCACCACTGGGCTGGCCGGCATGTCCCATCGTTCAGCTGACGGTAGGTATATCCGGCCGCTGCTTGATGTGGAGCGTTCCGAGATCGAGCGTTTTGTCACTTCTCGCAAGCTGGGTTTCCGCACCGACAGCAGCAACAGTGACAGCTCATTTCTCCGGAACAGGGTGCGCTTGGAGCTGCTCCCGCTGCTGACTGAATACAACCCGGCCATTGCCCGGCGGCTGGCTGAAACCGCAGGGATCATGGCTGCGGATGAGGCCATACTCTCGGCAGCTATTGCCAAACGATGGCAGGAGGTCGGCAGCAGCTCGGACCACGAGGCTGTTCTCGATGGAGAGGCAGTGAGCAAGGATTCCCAAGGGGAGCGGTTACGCCTTTATCGTTATGCGATCGAGCTTCTGGTCGGCAATCTGCGCCGGATATCATATCGGCATCTCCAGGGGATAGATCGCCTGCTCCTCCAGGGGCCGCCGAACGGCAGCCTGAACCTGCCGGGCGGGCTTGTCGTTACTCGCTGCTACCGGGTATTGACCTTCAGCTTGCAGCCGCTTGCCAGGGATGTCCCGGGTGAACTAAGGATAATGGCTGAAGGTGTCTACGATTTGCCGTCCGGCGGCAGGGTAGCGGTTGAGTGCTGTGACGGCCAGGTCGCGGCGAGCGAAGACGGCAGACTGGAGCTGATCGTAAATCTTGCCGAGCTGCCGTTCCCATGGCTTGTCAGGAGCTTCCTGCCCGGCGACCGCCTGGAACCGCGCGGGATGAAGGGGCGCAAGAAGGTCAAAGACATCTTTATCGATGCCAAGGTGCCCAGACCGGCGCGGCAGAGAATTCCCTTGTTTTTCTCAGGGGCAAGACTTTTCTGGGTTGCCGGACTCAGAAAAGGGGGCTCAGTTCCGCAGCATATACCGGAAAGGCTTGCAGTGAGGGTGCGGCTGCTTGAATTTCCGCCGGATGCTGCTATGCTTGCCTAA
- a CDS encoding cation-translocating P-type ATPase gives MEIMTWHQLTTEEALLKLNSSPTGLSAEEAAIRLTQYGANIIPEKSGRSAFAILLAQFTDLLIIILIVSAIVAACIGDLKDAIPIIAIVLINAAIGFTQEFRAEQSLIALKKMAGQTARVVREGTLRNIPARDLVPGDLVLVEAGSVVPADLRLLDTARLQIDEAALTGESAPVEKTSRVLTDRELPLGDRVNMAWRGTVTVYGRGTGVVTATGTKTELGAIATLLSEGVEPKTPLQIRLAQFGKRLSAAILIICVILFGVGIQRGEPLVLMLLTAISLAVAAIPEALPAVVTIALAFGARKMANRNALVRRLPAVETLGSVTCICTDKTGTLTMNRMEVTEVCVDGNRLPASAISVVMPEPAALRLNDKLTILITAAVLNNDTRPGESGSLSGDPTEIALTTLAESCGFPKEVLEQRFPRIAELPFDSDRKLMTTFHRCGTGIVSLTKGSLEAIAGRSQPEQTSVAAAEAMAAQGLRTIGFAVRYWDKLPEQITSETAEAGLAFLGVAGIMDPPRPEAAEAVQLCKSAGITVIMITGDHASTATAIAESLGIASADDPPAITGKELEQLATGSLAELAARTRVYARVAPSQKLQIVTALQGRGEFVAMTGDGVNDAPALQRAEIGIAMGITGTDVAKGAAAMVLLDDNFATIVGAIEEGRRIYRNILRFIVYSLTSNAGTIWLVFLAPVLGLPLPLLPVQILWLNLLCDSLPGLALTAEPATENLMRQPPIPRNEGIFSCGRGRWIILNGLVLGITGLCLQKYGIATGLPWQSMVFTYLILSRMAMALQVRSRHESLLKIGIFSNKPLIAAIAATVMLQLVVIYLPFMQEIFRTEALDWRALAAVLAGATLILVTGELAKLVQRWLHKERV, from the coding sequence ATGGAAATCATGACCTGGCATCAGCTGACTACAGAAGAAGCTTTGCTCAAGCTGAATAGCTCACCAACCGGGCTTTCAGCTGAAGAAGCAGCCATCAGGCTTACGCAGTACGGCGCCAACATCATACCTGAGAAAAGCGGTCGCTCCGCCTTCGCAATACTCTTGGCCCAGTTCACCGACCTGTTGATCATCATCCTGATAGTTTCGGCAATCGTAGCGGCATGCATCGGCGATCTCAAGGATGCAATCCCGATTATCGCCATTGTGTTGATAAATGCGGCAATCGGTTTTACCCAGGAGTTCCGGGCAGAGCAGTCCTTGATAGCCCTGAAAAAAATGGCAGGGCAGACGGCAAGGGTTGTCAGGGAGGGCACCCTCAGAAACATCCCGGCAAGGGACCTTGTTCCCGGAGATCTGGTGCTGGTCGAAGCAGGAAGCGTGGTCCCTGCCGATCTGAGGCTGCTTGACACGGCACGCCTGCAAATAGACGAAGCGGCTCTCACCGGCGAATCCGCTCCGGTGGAGAAGACATCACGGGTCCTCACCGACCGGGAACTCCCCCTGGGAGACCGCGTCAACATGGCCTGGCGGGGGACAGTAACCGTTTATGGCCGGGGAACCGGGGTAGTTACCGCAACCGGCACCAAAACCGAGCTGGGCGCAATTGCCACCCTTCTGTCAGAAGGGGTGGAGCCGAAAACTCCGCTGCAGATCCGGTTGGCGCAGTTCGGCAAACGACTGTCCGCTGCGATCCTGATAATCTGCGTCATCCTCTTTGGCGTCGGCATCCAGCGCGGCGAGCCGCTGGTCTTGATGCTCCTTACGGCAATATCTCTTGCGGTAGCGGCAATCCCGGAAGCCCTGCCAGCCGTTGTCACCATTGCCCTCGCCTTTGGAGCACGAAAGATGGCGAACCGGAATGCGCTTGTCCGCCGTCTGCCGGCAGTAGAAACCCTGGGATCGGTCACCTGCATCTGTACCGACAAAACCGGGACCCTGACCATGAACCGCATGGAAGTAACTGAGGTCTGTGTTGACGGCAACCGGCTACCTGCTTCCGCAATCAGTGTTGTCATGCCCGAGCCTGCTGCCCTCCGGCTCAACGACAAACTGACAATTCTCATTACCGCCGCCGTCCTAAACAACGACACTCGCCCCGGGGAAAGCGGAAGCCTGTCCGGCGACCCCACAGAAATTGCCCTGACAACCCTTGCCGAATCCTGCGGTTTTCCGAAAGAAGTACTGGAACAGCGGTTTCCGCGCATTGCCGAACTCCCGTTCGACTCCGACCGAAAACTCATGACCACCTTTCACCGCTGCGGCACAGGCATAGTTTCCTTGACCAAAGGATCGCTGGAAGCAATTGCCGGGCGCAGCCAACCGGAGCAGACATCAGTTGCCGCTGCCGAAGCAATGGCAGCTCAAGGGCTGCGTACCATAGGCTTTGCCGTTCGCTACTGGGACAAACTGCCGGAGCAGATTACCTCGGAGACAGCCGAAGCCGGACTTGCCTTTTTAGGCGTTGCCGGAATCATGGACCCGCCCCGGCCAGAAGCGGCCGAGGCAGTACAACTCTGCAAGAGCGCCGGAATAACCGTGATCATGATTACCGGCGACCATGCCTCGACCGCCACTGCCATTGCCGAAAGTCTCGGCATTGCATCCGCAGACGACCCACCGGCCATCACCGGCAAAGAGCTGGAACAGCTTGCCACCGGCTCACTTGCCGAACTTGCCGCCAGGACAAGGGTCTACGCCAGGGTAGCCCCTTCGCAGAAACTGCAAATCGTAACAGCTTTGCAAGGTCGGGGAGAGTTTGTGGCGATGACCGGCGACGGCGTCAACGATGCCCCTGCGCTGCAGAGAGCCGAGATCGGCATTGCCATGGGGATAACCGGCACCGATGTCGCCAAAGGCGCCGCCGCCATGGTGCTGCTTGACGACAACTTCGCAACCATCGTCGGCGCCATAGAGGAAGGACGGCGCATCTACAGAAACATCCTGCGCTTCATCGTTTATTCACTTACCTCCAATGCCGGCACTATCTGGCTGGTCTTCCTGGCCCCTGTTCTCGGACTGCCACTCCCCCTGCTCCCGGTCCAGATCTTATGGCTGAACCTGCTCTGCGACAGCCTTCCCGGACTTGCCTTGACTGCTGAGCCAGCAACGGAGAACCTGATGCGCCAACCGCCGATCCCTCGCAATGAAGGGATTTTCAGCTGTGGTCGGGGGAGATGGATCATCCTGAACGGCTTAGTCCTCGGCATTACCGGTCTGTGCCTGCAAAAATACGGCATTGCAACAGGCCTCCCCTGGCAGAGCATGGTTTTCACCTATCTTATTCTGTCCCGCATGGCAATGGCGCTGCAGGTCAGGTCCAGACATGAATCTCTGCTCAAAATCGGTATCTTCTCCAATAAACCGTTGATTGCCGCCATTGCAGCAACCGTCATGCTCCAGCTTGTCGTAATCTACCTGCCGTTCATGCAGGAGATTTTCCGTACCGAGGCCCTGGATTGGCGGGCTCTGGCAGCGGTGCTGGCAGGGGCAACCCTTATCCTGGTCACGGGCGAACTGGCCAAATTGGTGCAAAGATGGCTTCATAAAGAAAGAGTCTGA
- a CDS encoding putative bifunctional diguanylate cyclase/phosphodiesterase yields the protein MSGKPLRLLTIDDEASIRNSIAVYFEDCGFLIDEAADGVQGLDVIRQQRPDIVVTDLRMPRMGGHEFIEALRMIDDNLPVVVVSGTGIIGDAIEALRLGAWDYITKPIQDLAELELIVGRCLERARLISENREYHENLEQLVAQRSAEIRKLFKAVEQSANAVIITDTNGTIEYVNPKFTETTGYAMDEVVGQKPSILKSGVQPETFYKELWRIIKEGKEWRGELCNKRKNGELFWEMCSIAPIRDEKGIITDYVAIKEDVTERKRYEDQLAYQANYDLLTGLPNRYYLQGYLEAHLSRLNFESLYATLMMLDIDNMKFINDTFGHAFGDLLLREIAARLKKLYGEGSFVARFVGNQFVIIPEVASVADNMRQQAEILRKAMNEVYLVKGTEVLATASVGVVSYPEDGESVENLLKNAEVAMYEAKKQGKNTVAFYTSELNIQVENRLSMETRLHKALSRGEFSLHYQPQISLNTGSIIGMEALLRWKTGSDGFVSPAQFIPVLEETGLILEVGEWVLHEACNQSVAWEKNGLKDLRVSVNISALQFMRSDLDVTVQHVLQQSGLDPRKLCLELTESMIMIDSSRTMEKLESLTSLGITLSLDDFGTGYSSLEYLGRLPIHELKIDQSFVRRMSNTKNDAAVVNTIIAMGHGLGMDLVAEGVESKEQLDYLYEKQCGIIQGFLFSKPLPATDFAVFCSEWGPENVLLMMKQ from the coding sequence ATGAGCGGCAAACCTTTACGGCTCCTGACAATCGATGATGAGGCTTCAATCCGCAACAGCATTGCGGTTTATTTCGAGGATTGCGGTTTCCTGATTGATGAAGCGGCTGACGGAGTTCAAGGGCTTGATGTCATCAGGCAACAACGGCCCGATATTGTCGTTACCGATCTGCGCATGCCGAGAATGGGGGGGCACGAGTTCATCGAGGCGTTGCGCATGATCGACGACAACCTCCCGGTAGTTGTTGTTTCAGGCACAGGTATCATCGGTGATGCCATTGAAGCACTCAGGCTTGGTGCCTGGGATTACATCACCAAACCGATACAGGACCTGGCTGAGCTGGAACTGATTGTCGGTCGTTGTCTGGAGCGTGCCCGGTTGATCAGCGAGAACAGGGAGTATCATGAGAATCTCGAACAGCTGGTTGCCCAGCGCTCTGCGGAGATCCGCAAGCTGTTCAAGGCGGTCGAGCAGAGTGCGAACGCTGTCATCATAACCGATACCAATGGCACCATTGAATACGTTAATCCGAAATTCACCGAGACTACCGGTTATGCAATGGATGAGGTGGTCGGGCAGAAGCCGAGTATCCTCAAGTCAGGGGTTCAGCCGGAAACTTTTTACAAGGAACTGTGGCGCATAATCAAGGAAGGCAAAGAGTGGCGGGGCGAGCTCTGCAATAAACGCAAGAACGGTGAACTCTTCTGGGAAATGTGCAGCATCGCGCCGATCAGAGATGAAAAGGGTATCATCACAGACTATGTGGCCATCAAAGAGGATGTAACCGAACGCAAACGCTATGAAGACCAGCTTGCCTATCAGGCCAATTACGATCTGCTGACCGGGCTCCCCAATCGCTACTATCTCCAGGGTTATCTGGAAGCCCATCTGAGCCGGCTGAACTTTGAATCACTCTATGCGACCCTGATGATGCTGGACATCGATAACATGAAGTTCATCAATGATACCTTTGGTCACGCATTCGGTGATCTTCTGCTCAGGGAGATCGCCGCGCGTTTGAAGAAACTGTATGGGGAGGGGAGTTTTGTCGCCCGCTTTGTCGGCAACCAGTTTGTGATCATCCCTGAGGTTGCATCTGTGGCAGACAATATGCGTCAGCAAGCGGAAATTCTCAGGAAGGCGATGAATGAAGTCTATCTGGTCAAAGGCACCGAGGTTCTGGCAACCGCCAGTGTCGGGGTGGTGTCTTATCCGGAGGACGGGGAGTCTGTAGAGAACCTGCTGAAAAATGCCGAAGTTGCCATGTATGAGGCGAAGAAACAGGGGAAGAATACGGTTGCATTCTATACCAGTGAACTGAATATCCAGGTGGAAAACCGGCTTTCCATGGAAACCCGGCTGCACAAGGCCTTGAGCCGAGGTGAGTTTTCACTTCATTACCAGCCACAGATCAGCCTGAATACTGGCTCAATAATCGGCATGGAAGCGCTGCTCAGGTGGAAAACCGGATCAGATGGCTTTGTATCGCCGGCGCAGTTTATTCCGGTACTTGAAGAGACCGGGCTTATTCTGGAAGTCGGCGAGTGGGTGCTGCATGAGGCTTGCAACCAGTCTGTGGCCTGGGAGAAAAATGGGCTCAAAGATTTACGGGTATCGGTTAATATCTCGGCACTTCAGTTCATGCGCAGTGACCTTGATGTCACCGTGCAGCATGTACTGCAGCAGTCAGGGCTTGATCCTAGGAAACTCTGCCTCGAATTGACCGAAAGCATGATCATGATCGATAGTTCCAGAACCATGGAAAAGCTGGAGTCGCTGACCAGTCTGGGCATAACCCTGTCGCTTGACGATTTCGGAACCGGCTATTCCTCTCTGGAATACCTCGGCAGACTGCCGATACATGAACTCAAAATCGACCAATCCTTTGTCCGCCGGATGTCCAATACCAAGAACGACGCTGCTGTGGTAAACACGATCATTGCCATGGGCCACGGGCTGGGTATGGATCTGGTTGCGGAAGGGGTGGAGAGCAAGGAACAGCTTGATTATCTCTACGAAAAGCAGTGCGGGATCATTCAGGGGTTCCTGTTCAGCAAACCGCTGCCGGCCACGGATTTTGCCGTTTTCTGTTCTGAATGGGGTCCGGAAAACGTCCTGTTGATGATGAAACAATAA
- a CDS encoding response regulator translates to MNAPIRVLIIDDDELVRESISAFLEDDGFWVESAASAEEALTKLETANYDLCLTDYSLPGMDGESLILRANEASPATRFIMHSGVSFAPSDELLQIGFSQDNVMSKPIIRLELLSEKIKKLAGKAGESE, encoded by the coding sequence ATGAACGCACCGATTCGGGTCCTGATAATTGATGATGATGAGCTGGTCCGGGAAAGCATCTCGGCATTCCTTGAAGATGACGGTTTTTGGGTCGAGTCGGCAGCTTCAGCTGAAGAGGCACTGACCAAGCTCGAGACAGCCAATTATGATCTTTGCCTGACCGACTATAGTTTGCCCGGTATGGATGGCGAAAGCTTGATCCTCCGTGCCAATGAGGCAAGTCCTGCAACCCGGTTCATAATGCATAGCGGCGTGAGCTTCGCACCGTCCGATGAACTTTTGCAAATCGGGTTTTCACAGGATAATGTGATGTCCAAACCGATAATCCGGTTGGAACTTCTCTCGGAAAAAATCAAAAAGCTTGCAGGAAAAGCGGGTGAATCGGAATGA
- a CDS encoding PAS domain S-box protein, translating into MPITSESPRSISREIITLLVVCLASYLILSGILVLIYEQKQLIDEQRRYAKVRVERIASAVSASFGNLNRISLNELLLQNVVDEDVNAIVVKSADGTIIIGKRKLDGAQHEVADILKEEDIPVYDSSCIDTHAVIREGKTLGSVELLLNDEEIVKKLRIALLEEFFQALIPILIVCLVLYIGLSRLLLEPLSSIFAMARDFSAGNFTTRIQINSENEIGSLANIFNRMADRIEDEIGQLADAEKKYRYLFESIQDVFYRENRAGVVGLVSPSVVKMLGYSQEEVVGKHLDEFCILKGSRDLLFSEVSRKGSVEDYDLLLRHKDSRIITVSVNSHLYYDEQGEIAGVEGTLRDISDRMRAFDEISQLKSSFAEIIETLPSAIIVVDGELHIELMNRLAEEFCGFLLSQAKGVSVIQVLPAFESELQLVSQVISGKEPYAKERLAVACGFENRFFDFQIYPMKSRETSRAVIRFEDVTDKARIQEALLQSEKMLMVGGLAAGTAHEINNPLAAILQNAQNIERRISPDIPANLQVASEIGIDLALLRTYLEKRGVIGFVSSIREGGVRASKIIANMLQFSRKSESRKELSDLNTVLEQSLELAASDYDLRKRYDFKQIRVEKDFYPGLPLLSITVSEIEQVILSVIKNAAQSLSESKQPDPCITMRTRLKEGFAVVEIEDNGAGMTEIVRRRVFEPFFTTREVGRGTGLGMSVSYTIITSNHNGFIDVWSEPGAGARFTISLPVEKSGS; encoded by the coding sequence TTGCCCATTACCTCAGAATCTCCCAGATCGATCAGCAGAGAAATAATCACTCTCTTGGTGGTCTGTCTTGCCTCTTATCTCATCCTTAGCGGCATCTTGGTATTGATTTATGAACAAAAGCAGTTGATTGATGAGCAGAGACGCTATGCCAAGGTACGGGTGGAGCGGATTGCCAGTGCGGTCTCAGCGTCTTTCGGCAATTTGAACCGGATTTCTCTCAATGAGTTGCTGTTGCAGAATGTGGTTGACGAGGATGTCAATGCCATTGTCGTGAAAAGTGCAGACGGTACTATCATTATCGGCAAGCGCAAGTTAGATGGGGCGCAGCACGAAGTAGCCGATATTCTTAAAGAAGAGGATATCCCTGTTTATGACTCCAGCTGTATAGATACTCATGCCGTCATCAGAGAGGGCAAGACACTCGGTAGCGTGGAACTGCTGCTAAACGATGAAGAGATCGTAAAGAAATTGCGAATTGCTCTTTTGGAAGAGTTTTTCCAGGCGTTAATCCCGATTCTCATTGTTTGTCTGGTGCTTTACATTGGGCTGTCACGTCTGTTGTTGGAGCCTCTTTCCTCGATCTTTGCGATGGCCCGTGATTTCAGCGCAGGTAATTTTACAACCAGAATACAGATTAATTCTGAGAATGAAATTGGTTCGCTGGCAAACATATTCAACCGGATGGCTGACCGGATTGAGGATGAAATCGGGCAGCTTGCCGATGCCGAGAAAAAATACCGTTATCTTTTTGAATCTATACAGGACGTTTTTTACCGGGAAAACAGGGCAGGGGTGGTCGGTCTGGTATCTCCTTCAGTGGTGAAAATGCTCGGTTATTCCCAGGAAGAGGTGGTTGGCAAGCATTTGGACGAGTTTTGCATTCTAAAAGGCTCAAGAGATCTGTTGTTTTCCGAAGTCTCCAGAAAAGGGTCGGTGGAGGATTATGACCTTCTGCTTAGACATAAGGATAGCCGGATTATTACGGTGTCGGTCAACTCCCATCTTTATTATGACGAGCAGGGCGAAATCGCTGGGGTTGAGGGAACGCTTCGCGATATCTCTGATCGAATGCGCGCTTTCGACGAGATATCGCAGCTCAAAAGTTCTTTTGCGGAAATCATCGAGACACTGCCTTCAGCTATCATCGTTGTTGACGGCGAGCTGCATATCGAGTTGATGAATCGCTTGGCCGAGGAGTTCTGCGGTTTTTTGCTGAGTCAGGCAAAAGGGGTTTCGGTAATTCAGGTACTGCCGGCCTTTGAAAGCGAACTGCAACTTGTTTCCCAGGTAATTTCCGGGAAAGAGCCTTATGCCAAGGAACGTCTGGCAGTTGCCTGTGGTTTTGAAAACAGGTTTTTCGATTTTCAGATATACCCCATGAAGTCGCGAGAGACTTCTCGGGCGGTCATCCGTTTTGAGGATGTTACTGATAAGGCCAGGATTCAGGAGGCTTTGCTGCAGTCTGAAAAGATGCTGATGGTGGGTGGGCTTGCTGCTGGGACGGCCCATGAGATCAACAATCCCCTGGCTGCAATTCTGCAAAATGCTCAGAACATTGAACGGAGGATCTCTCCGGATATCCCGGCCAATCTGCAGGTAGCCAGTGAGATTGGTATTGATCTGGCGTTGCTCAGGACGTACCTGGAAAAAAGAGGTGTTATCGGGTTTGTCTCAAGCATTCGCGAGGGTGGCGTGCGGGCCTCGAAGATAATTGCCAATATGCTGCAGTTTAGCCGCAAGAGCGAGTCTCGTAAGGAGCTGTCGGACCTGAATACGGTGCTTGAACAGTCTTTGGAGTTGGCAGCAAGTGATTACGACCTGAGAAAACGTTATGATTTTAAACAAATAAGAGTAGAGAAAGATTTTTACCCTGGCCTGCCCTTACTTTCGATAACTGTTTCGGAAATCGAACAGGTTATCCTGAGTGTCATTAAAAACGCGGCGCAGTCCTTATCCGAATCGAAGCAGCCGGACCCGTGCATTACCATGAGAACGCGCCTTAAAGAAGGATTTGCCGTGGTTGAGATCGAGGACAATGGTGCGGGAATGACGGAAATTGTGCGCCGCAGGGTCTTCGAGCCATTTTTCACTACTCGTGAGGTCGGCAGGGGTACTGGTCTTGGCATGTCGGTATCGTATACTATAATTACCTCTAACCATAACGGTTTTATCGATGTCTGGTCGGAACCTGGAGCCGGTGCCAGATTCACTATCTCACTTCCTGTGGAAAAGAGCGGTTCATGA
- a CDS encoding heavy-metal-associated domain-containing protein, protein MTQCAGKIFAILGATVALVLFGLVLQFDAAANAVAVFQIQGIESARSAAAVNKALSETGGISSVRIDPTKGIALAVFDARAVDPRSVAEAMNRRGFPCQIVDLMTMKEYKTLASGGAGCSTGGCGDCSKSK, encoded by the coding sequence ATGACTCAGTGTGCAGGAAAAATTTTCGCGATTTTAGGGGCTACCGTGGCCCTGGTATTATTCGGGCTGGTGCTTCAGTTTGATGCTGCGGCAAACGCAGTAGCCGTATTCCAGATCCAGGGGATCGAATCTGCGCGTTCAGCTGCAGCAGTAAATAAGGCGCTAAGCGAAACCGGAGGGATCTCGTCGGTCAGGATTGATCCGACCAAGGGAATCGCCTTGGCTGTTTTCGACGCCAGGGCAGTCGACCCAAGGAGCGTTGCCGAAGCCATGAACAGAAGAGGCTTTCCATGCCAGATCGTGGACCTGATGACCATGAAAGAGTATAAAACACTGGCTTCAGGCGGTGCAGGATGCAGTACCGGCGGCTGCGGCGACTGCTCCAAGAGCAAGTGA